The sequence CATGCAGGACTACCTTGAGTTAGCTCTCTCCTCTGATGCCAGAGAGTCACTAACATGGTTGTACGGTCAGGCAAACCTAGTTTCAAGTGTTGGCTCTGCCACCAACTAGCTGAGGTTCTCCAAATAAGCACTTTATATTAGGTTTTACTTCCATAAAATTAAGTTTACCAATAGCATTCATTGTAAGGATCACTGAAATAGCATTTGTGAAGCATTTAATCTGCTAATGAGTACTGGGGAAGCACTTAACAATGGTAAATGAGGATGAGGTTGATGCTGGTGGTAGGTGGTTCCAGCATTGCCCGCTGCCCTTAGGCAATGATTTTGAAACATACTCAACTAACCAAAAAACTCACAATTCAAGGACCTGCTAACAACTTGCTCCAAGAGTCAAGACATATGGGCCACAGATCAACTGAACCCTATTGGCCAGAACATGATGTACCCAAATACTGATTTCAGGAAAAACCCTTCCACAGTTTTCCTGAGACACTCATGAGGGCTTTTTGCAGTTAATTAACTCTTCCTCATTCTAAAGGAAACCGGTGGGTGTGAAGCTTGATGTTTTCCCTAAGCTCACAGTGTTACTTACAAAGTATGGAGCTGTCTTCTTTCCTGTCCTCTTTACCAGAAAGGGATTTGAGGAGCAGTGGAGGTTTTCTCCTCAGGTACAGGTAGCACATATAAGGAGCCATGACTCAGGCTTCATGAAATCTCCTAATCAGAAAACCCTAGTGGACTTTTCTGCGGCCCCCGAGTACCAAGTTTCCCAAGGGTTCATTCCACCTCATGACTCTCTTCCCTTTCTATCTCACTAcatttagttttgtcatttccaTGCATGGGCTGGTATTATAGTGCCTTGACCTTGCTAAATGTGAGTCTGTGAGTAAAAATTCCCAAACAAAACACCTGCCATATATGCACCAGCTCACTCCTGTCTCTACCTCTACCCCCACACACAACTGATAAATGTATCTTCCTACAACACAAATTGGGTAAATATGGTACACTTTTaagatgggtgaaggggagtgggagacacaggactccagttgtggaatgagtaagtcacgggaataaaaggcacagcatacaGAATACAGTCAGCaatattgtaatagcaatgtaaGGGGACAAATAGCTATACTTATGGTGAACATAGCACAGTGTATATAAACTTGTGacatcactaaattgtacatctgaaactaatgtaacattgtgtgtcaactatactcaaagaaaaaatatatatggttcTCTACCTTCAaagttctccatttttaaaacttttcctgaGAATCCATGCAATTTGAATCTGTTATGTTTATACTTAGAAGTATACTCCTTAAGTATACTCCTTAGAAGTAACTGAATGTgtattatttctcctctgttaAACAGTAAATTTCTAGGAGCTATATTTTCCTCTTCAGACTAagagtttcctgagttgttgataTCCCCTTTAGTTCAGGTTCTTCCTGGCAAACAGAGAGATCACCATCAATGATTCCTCTTAGTATCTGCTTCAATGTTTTATCCAGTCTCATTCAAAAGAAACAACTGTTTTAAACATTACttgaatttatatatgtttagTCAGATTATTActccttaaaaatagaaattatgtcttcatttttcactGTTTCAACACCAGTACATTCCACAGCACTTGCCAAAATGAAAATGgccaaaatatgtaagaaaaatatttgcaaagttatGTAAAAGTTGTTAATTCAGTAAGCATGTATTaaattagctattattaataaaGTACTATGCTTATATCTGTGCATGATAGATTAATTTTAAAGTTCAATggctgttttcaaaaatttttaagtcagtCAGGGAAGATGGCCCTAATTGCCTATAAGACAAAGATTTATTAATGGCacctagaaaaaggaaaaggcaactaCTAGGGGCGGGTGGAGAGCAGGTGAATATTTCAGTTATAGAGCACAAAACAATCAAAGACAAACAGCAaggtatttattgtatttttttcagaagtGAAAACATCCCAGAAGAGTGTTATCTAACATGCCTGCTAACCTGGAGGTAGcttgttaaaatataaatcccCAGGCTCCATCTAAAGAATTTCTGATTAAGTAGTTCCAGGTTGGGGTTGAAGATATTAAGTTGTTCCGATGCCCTGGTTTTGAACCACAGTTAGTACAGCAATGGACAAAAGCAGGAAGTGGATGTCATATTATAAATTGGTGGTATGAAGACAGATTGTGAAGACCCATGGGGAAGCAGTTACAAGGGAAGATGAAGAACAAAAAAGTTACTGTGTTTTCAAGTGGGTGTTAAATGGAAATCAATTATTTCACTACCTGCAAAATTTTAAACACTCATTATTGAGCATTTTTAAACTGCAGGAAAGtacacagaaaatataaacaagcCAATCTCTAATTATCGGAAGACAAGTACTTTGACATTTGGAACATATCTATCCACACTTTTACAATGTATTAGTGTGAGTGGATAtgcaagtgtatgtgtgtgtgtgttcccatgAAATATATACAGAAACAGTGATACATACCCTGTAAACTAATCTATCTTTTCccttaataatatataaatttatacctATGTCAGTATTTAGCTGGTTGCATgagagtttatattttatttaaccaataccctaaaataattgtttaagcAGTTTCCAGATTTGCATTGCAATGAATAATGATATGTTGAACATCACAACACGTTTTGGCCCACTTTCCCCCATTAGACACGTATTTTGAAGAATAAATCACTGGATATTacatagttaaaattttaatacatttaccAAAGGGACCCGAATAACCCTTTTAAGAATTAAgtaagtttgatttttatttgacttCATGTTTTCTAGGCTTATTCATGTTCTGTGGCCATGGGTAGTCTATCTAGGGAAATAATAAGCATTACCAATAAATGGTTAGAATTACTGTAACTTAGACTTTCCTACTGAGGGAAATTATATCAAATATCCCTTGAATCATGCTGTACCTCAGAGGTTATAAGGCTGTTTAAACCCCAATTCATGACTTTATTTGTCCACTTTGTAGAAATATTTTACCTGTGGTCCTATTCTGTGCCAATGGAAGCATTTGTGACAAGGCCAAAGGTACACGAGACACAGTCCCTATCCCCAAGAATCTACATTCTTGAACTCACTAAATACGAAGCTATTGCATCATCAGAACAGAATGAAAGCATTTATAAATAGGCTTTTTCAATTCTGCACAGTGCCAGTCCTTTAAGACTCTAGGTTTTGAATCCCGGCCATGtgccaaagaaaaaatgcaggGGAGTTGTGGCCCAGGGCCAGCTGACTGCCCTCACTATTccgtgagggctgcctgaacagcaggGGTTGTAAGATCCCTGATCTGGGCAAGAGAGACTGGGATGGTGCCATTTATCCCCAACATCAACGAGGTGCGACTTCAGAAAGAAACACAGCAGCCCCCAGTGAAGTGGACCgccttacaccaaaccctgcccctctTGCCTGGCAACTACTTAATTACTGGGGCAAGCCTGACTCTGAGCCAACTGGGTAGGCCTCTCCTCCAGAGCCAACATAGCCAGCACCCCTCATGCACCAAGTGCACTGAAAATCACGCCTCACCACTACACTGAgagttcttttctccttttgtcttccttcttttttttttttggaatcaggctcatagtttcttgttttttttcacttccttttttttttaatcagtcatttttattgttttctttttattcttttttcttttcttctgttttttcctttcattttctttggaatcagccttataatagttttttgattctctgtttggttttttgttgtattgttctctttcctttctctttttatgggatcaggctttactccttccttttttttccagagttactTCAGAaagcaaatcaaagcacacctagttaaagatccaaacactccaccactgcaagcaaggaggagctctgcagaggccTGACCAGGGGGGAAAGAGCAGCCACAACACAACAGCGAGTGCACACAGCATgtaccagaaacacttcctgaagtgccaagCACttgacagtgtatgacccctttttaatacagCAGTACTCTCTGGTACAAGAAACATatcaagcttttaaaacaaataatccaagggtgactgggtggctcagtcagttaagcatctgacttcagctcaggtcatggtctcacggtccatgagttcaagcctcgcgtcgggctctgtgctgacagctcagagcctggagctgtttcagattctgtgtctccctctctctctgcccctcccgcattcacactctgtctctcaaaaatgaataaatgttaaaaaaaaaattttaaacaaataatccagtgaagaaatgggcagaagacatgaatagacacttctccaaagaagacatccggatggctagccgacacatgaaaagatgctcaacatcattcatcatcagggaaatacaaatcaataccacaatgagatgccaccttacacctgtcagaatggctaatattaacaactcaggcaacaacagatgttggtgaggatgcagagaataaggatctcttttgcattgttggtgggaatgcaagctggtgcagccactctggaaaacagtatggaggttcctcaaaaaacaaaaaatagaactaccctacaacccagcaattgcactgctaggtatttatccaagggatacaggtgtgctgtttcgaagggacacatgcaccctcatgtttatagcagcactatcaataataaccaaagtatggaaagagcccaagtgtccatcaactgatgaattgataaagaagaggtgttttatacacacacacacacacacacacacacacacacacacacacagtgaagtattactcagcagtcaaaaagaatgaaatcttgccattacaacaacgtggatggaactggagtgtattacgctaagctaaataagtcagagaaagacaaatatcatatgatttcactcatatgtggaatttaagaaacaaaatagataaacataggggaagggaaggagaaataagataaaaagagagagggaggcaaaccataagagagtcttaaatacagagaacaaaccaagagCTGCtagaggggagttgggtgggagatgagctaaatgggtgatgggtattaggagggcacttgttggtatgagaactaggtgttatatataagtgataaatcactgggctctactcctaaCATTAATACTACACTGTAGGTTACCTAActctaatttaaataaataaataatataataatcaaaTATGAGTTAGAGAGACTATGggaagaaaggataaaataaaaaattcctaaaTCATCTTAGAAAGGAATATTTTGAGCACTGCCTTACGAATTTGCTTGGTTTTCACACTGTAGATTATGGGATTCATCACAGGAGGGATAAGCAGATAAACATTGGCAATGAGAGTGTGCACAAGGGGAGGGGCTTGCTTCCCAAATCTATGCACCAGTGACAAGCTGATCATGGGAATGTAGAAGATGGCAACAGCACTTATGTGTGAGACACAGGTACCAAAGACCTTTTTCCGCTCCTCTGGGGAGGCCATGTTGAGCACAGAGTGGATGATCAGAACATAGGAAAGGAGGATAAACACAGAGTCTAGGCCAGCAGTTGATATGACAATGGCCAAACCAAATGCACTGTTGATCTTGGTGTCTGTGCATGAAAGCGTCATCACATCAGGGTGGAAACAATATGAATGGTGCAGAACATGGCTATGGCAGAAAGACAGACGCTTTAGGAGCAGAAGTAAAGGCACTAGAGCCGTTGTCCCCCTAATAACAATGGCAAAGCCCACTTTGATGATCCTTGAATTGGTTAAGATTGTGGCATATCTCAGTGGGTTACAGATGGCAGTGAAGCGATCAAAGGCCATCGCCAGGAGTACTGAGGACTCCATGAATGTGAAACCATGGATAAAGAACATTTGACCAATGCAGGCATCAAAACTAATTTCTCGAGCATTGAACCAGAAAATACCCAGCATGGTGACCAATGTGGAAAGGCATAGTCCTAGGTCCGTGAAAGATAGCATGGAGAGGAAATAGTACATGGGTTCATGGAGGCTCGACTCAGTGAAGATCACAAACAGGATCATGCCATTCCCAGAGATGGCAATGGCATAGAGACAACAAAAAGGGATGGAGAGCCAGGCATGGTAAGTTTCAAAGCCAGGGATGCCAGTAAGAAAGAAGACTGCAGGGTGGAAAATGCTCTGATTGAAGGATGGCATGATGAGTGAAGGAAGCAGATTTCCCTGAAGGAAAGGACCATACAAGTAGGCAAGGAAAATGTT is a genomic window of Acinonyx jubatus isolate Ajub_Pintada_27869175 chromosome D1, VMU_Ajub_asm_v1.0, whole genome shotgun sequence containing:
- the LOC106966074 gene encoding olfactory receptor 51F2-like encodes the protein MPSFNQSIFHPAVFFLTGIPGFETYHAWLSIPFCCLYAIAISGNGMILFVIFTESSLHEPMYYFLSMLSFTDLGLCLSTLVTMLGIFWFNAREISFDACIGQMFFIHGFTFMESSVLLAMAFDRFTAICNPLRYATILTNSRIIKVGFAIVIRGTTALVPLLLLLKRLSFCHSHVLHHSYCFHPDVMTLSCTDTKINSAFGLAIVISTAGLDSVFILLSYVLIIHSVLNMASPEERKKVFGTCVSHISAVAIFYIPMISLSLVHRFGKQAPPLVHTLIANVYLLIPPVMNPIIYSVKTKQIRKAVLKIFLSKMI